In Lautropia mirabilis, one DNA window encodes the following:
- a CDS encoding SIR2 family protein, with protein sequence MDINKLRENKLIVDKVEEALQAAYSSNGDFNAVLDEAEPIAFTSLKDPEHQYVYPISEVLYWTDRDAYLDELDQWEGICQISQHDAAIRFIKQSDQVAVFLDLVDAVRLGRISPFVGAGISKACGYPMWGEALRKITLKLNGIEVQDIEPLMAKYDYLQAAQLLYEAAADQVKHFIKTEFRQRAGAIAGPVLLLPDLAQGCIVTTNFDSMIEDLFQQRGQALDGYMYGMQPGNAFVQRLLRGERCILKLHGDARQDNTYVFTQEQYRIAYGEPLSFQNQLPRALRQIFISHSFLFLGCSLEQDKTLDLFKSVVDEAAFEIPDHFALLNEPATPQERTQKEARLLQLKIRPIWYSTSVADDGSHDHSLLEQILRLAIAVSRRQVAFE encoded by the coding sequence ATGGATATTAATAAGCTCCGTGAGAACAAACTAATCGTGGACAAGGTCGAGGAAGCTTTGCAGGCGGCGTACTCATCCAACGGAGATTTCAATGCGGTGCTGGATGAAGCGGAGCCGATTGCATTCACAAGCTTGAAAGATCCCGAGCATCAATACGTCTACCCAATCAGCGAGGTGTTGTACTGGACAGATAGGGATGCCTATCTGGACGAACTTGACCAGTGGGAAGGTATTTGTCAGATCAGTCAGCATGACGCTGCAATCCGCTTCATTAAGCAGTCTGATCAAGTGGCAGTGTTCCTCGATCTGGTAGACGCCGTTCGCTTAGGGCGAATTTCTCCTTTTGTAGGAGCTGGCATCTCGAAAGCGTGTGGCTACCCAATGTGGGGCGAGGCCCTGCGCAAAATAACGCTAAAGCTCAATGGTATTGAAGTGCAAGATATCGAGCCTTTGATGGCGAAATATGATTATCTGCAAGCTGCACAGCTGCTATACGAAGCAGCAGCAGATCAGGTGAAACACTTCATAAAAACGGAATTCCGTCAGCGGGCAGGCGCAATTGCAGGGCCAGTTCTTTTACTGCCTGATTTGGCCCAAGGTTGTATCGTCACGACCAACTTTGACTCAATGATCGAAGATCTTTTCCAACAGCGTGGCCAGGCGTTGGATGGATACATGTATGGAATGCAGCCTGGCAATGCTTTTGTTCAGCGCTTACTTCGTGGTGAGCGCTGCATCTTAAAGCTGCATGGCGATGCGCGCCAAGACAACACATATGTATTTACACAAGAGCAATACCGGATTGCCTACGGCGAGCCCCTGTCATTCCAAAATCAATTGCCACGGGCACTGCGCCAGATTTTCATCAGCCATTCCTTCTTGTTCCTAGGTTGCAGTTTGGAGCAAGACAAGACGCTTGATCTGTTCAAATCAGTCGTTGATGAGGCTGCATTCGAAATACCTGATCACTTCGCCCTACTCAATGAGCCTGCTACACCGCAAGAGCGCACTCAAAAAGAAGCTCGATTACTACAATTGAAGATTCGGCCGATATGGTATTCAACATCTGTAGCTGATGATGGAAGCCACGATCACAGTCTGTTGGAACAAATTTTGAGACTTGCTATTGCTGTGTCGCGCCGGCAAGTAGCATTTGAATAA
- a CDS encoding type I restriction endonuclease subunit R has protein sequence MVNEQQLEELCLEWFQAIGWRFESGLDLAPDGEQPARTDYRQVVLRERLLLALARINPSIPTAALEQAAHELLTASEPLLITRNRHVHRLLLSGIPVEFSEGEEKRTDLVNLIDFAEPRNNDFLLVSQFTVTGTKQPRRPDLVAFVNGLPLAVIELKNPANEQTDIWDAFNQIQTYKDEISDLFNTNVAVVVSDGFTARLGSLTANQERMQPWRSIANEDDRPLLEFELETLVRGFFEPALFLDYVRHFVLFEQDADQIIKKIAGYHQFHAVREAVKATMIAASSPNKGMLEVQEPRATYGKEVQPGSRKAGVVWHTQGSGKSITMACYAGKLLQQPEMKNPTLVVVTDRNDLDGQLYGTFCAAEDLLRQTPVQAGSREELREMLASREAGGIIFTTVQKFALLEDEGQHPLLSGRSNIVVISDEAHRSQYGMNGRLDTKTGKYVFGYAKHMRDALASATFIGFTGTPIALEDKDTRAVFGDYVSIYDIQDAVDDGATVPIYYESRLAKLDVNQAEIDALNAKVDEVIEDEEDLTAREKTKSDWAALTKLVGAQPRLEQVAADLVQHFETRTATLEGKAMIVCMSRDICAELYNAIIALRPDWHDADPEKGAIKVVMTGSAADKPLLQPHLYSQLVKKRLEKRFKDPADPLKLVIVRDMWLTGFDAPCCHTMYVDKPMKGHNLMQAIARVNRVFRNKPGGLVVDYIGIANELKAALKTYTESKGKGDPAHNAAEALAVLLEKLDIVRGLMHGFDYSGFETDAMKLLVPVANHILGLKDGKQRFLDAMLAVSKAFSLCSTLDNAAALRTEIAFFAAVKAAIVKFTTVDRKRSDADKNSALKQILDNAIVADGVADIFALAGLDKPNIGLLSDEFLEDVRQMKSRNLAVELLEKLLRDEIKARARNNVVQEKKYGDRLLETLRKYHNRAVETAQVIEELIQMAKDFQAALEREAALGLSPDEIAFYDALANNESAARELGDDTLKKIAVEITEKLRNSTTVDWQVRESVRAKLRILVRRTLKKWKYPPVGEDAAIELVLKQAESLSNAWSK, from the coding sequence ATGGTAAATGAACAGCAGCTCGAAGAATTATGTTTGGAGTGGTTTCAAGCAATCGGCTGGCGTTTTGAATCCGGCCTCGATCTCGCTCCAGATGGAGAGCAGCCCGCCCGCACCGATTATCGCCAAGTGGTGCTGCGCGAGCGCCTGCTGCTTGCGTTGGCCCGCATCAATCCGAGCATCCCTACCGCTGCTCTGGAACAGGCTGCGCATGAACTGCTGACGGCGAGCGAACCCCTGCTGATCACCCGCAACCGTCATGTGCATCGATTGCTGCTGTCCGGTATCCCGGTCGAGTTTTCCGAAGGCGAGGAAAAGCGCACCGATCTGGTCAACCTGATCGACTTTGCCGAGCCGCGCAACAACGATTTCCTGCTAGTCAGTCAGTTCACCGTGACCGGTACCAAGCAACCGCGCCGACCGGACTTGGTGGCTTTCGTCAACGGCCTGCCGTTGGCGGTGATCGAGCTGAAGAACCCGGCCAACGAGCAGACTGACATCTGGGATGCATTTAACCAGATCCAGACCTACAAGGATGAGATCAGCGACCTATTCAACACCAATGTGGCGGTGGTGGTCAGCGACGGCTTCACGGCGCGGCTAGGATCGCTCACGGCCAATCAGGAACGCATGCAGCCCTGGCGGTCGATTGCTAATGAGGACGACCGGCCGCTGCTGGAGTTCGAGCTGGAAACGCTGGTACGCGGTTTCTTCGAGCCGGCACTGTTTCTCGACTATGTGCGCCACTTCGTGCTGTTCGAGCAGGACGCCGACCAGATCATCAAGAAGATCGCCGGTTACCACCAGTTCCATGCGGTGCGCGAGGCGGTGAAGGCCACGATGATCGCCGCTAGCAGTCCGAACAAAGGCATGCTGGAAGTGCAGGAACCGCGTGCCACCTACGGCAAGGAAGTGCAGCCCGGTAGCCGAAAGGCCGGCGTGGTGTGGCATACGCAAGGCTCGGGCAAGAGCATCACCATGGCCTGCTATGCGGGCAAGCTGTTGCAGCAGCCGGAGATGAAGAACCCCACGCTGGTGGTAGTAACCGACCGCAACGACCTGGACGGGCAGCTATACGGCACCTTCTGCGCCGCCGAAGACCTGCTCCGGCAAACGCCAGTGCAGGCCGGTAGCCGCGAAGAACTGCGCGAAATGCTGGCCTCGCGTGAGGCGGGCGGCATCATCTTCACCACGGTGCAGAAGTTCGCGTTGCTGGAGGACGAGGGGCAGCACCCGCTGCTATCGGGCCGCAGCAATATCGTGGTGATTTCCGACGAGGCACACCGCAGCCAGTACGGCATGAATGGGCGGCTGGACACCAAGACCGGCAAGTATGTGTTTGGCTATGCCAAGCACATGCGCGACGCGCTGGCCAGCGCCACCTTCATTGGCTTCACCGGCACACCCATCGCCCTGGAAGACAAGGACACGCGGGCAGTGTTCGGTGATTACGTCAGCATTTACGACATCCAGGATGCGGTGGATGATGGCGCCACGGTGCCGATCTACTACGAAAGCCGCTTGGCCAAGCTGGATGTGAACCAGGCCGAGATCGACGCACTGAACGCCAAGGTGGATGAGGTCATCGAGGACGAGGAAGACCTCACCGCCCGCGAGAAGACTAAGAGCGATTGGGCCGCACTGACCAAGCTGGTGGGCGCGCAGCCGCGTCTGGAACAGGTTGCTGCCGACCTGGTGCAGCATTTCGAGACACGCACCGCCACGCTGGAAGGCAAGGCGATGATCGTTTGCATGAGCCGCGACATCTGCGCCGAGCTGTATAACGCCATCATTGCCTTGCGTCCGGATTGGCACGACGCCGACCCGGAAAAAGGTGCAATCAAGGTAGTGATGACCGGCTCGGCAGCGGACAAGCCCTTGCTGCAGCCGCACCTGTACAGCCAGCTGGTGAAGAAACGCCTGGAAAAGCGCTTCAAGGACCCCGCAGACCCGTTGAAACTGGTGATCGTGCGCGACATGTGGCTGACTGGCTTCGACGCGCCCTGCTGCCACACCATGTACGTGGATAAGCCCATGAAGGGCCACAACCTGATGCAGGCCATTGCCCGCGTCAACCGGGTGTTTCGCAACAAGCCCGGTGGATTGGTGGTGGATTACATCGGCATCGCCAACGAGCTGAAAGCGGCGCTCAAGACCTACACTGAATCCAAGGGCAAGGGCGACCCGGCGCACAACGCAGCCGAGGCCCTGGCCGTGCTGCTGGAGAAGCTGGACATAGTGCGTGGGCTGATGCACGGCTTCGATTACAGCGGCTTCGAGACCGACGCGATGAAGCTGCTGGTGCCGGTGGCCAACCACATCCTGGGGCTGAAGGACGGCAAACAGCGTTTCCTCGACGCCATGCTGGCGGTGAGCAAGGCGTTTTCCCTGTGCAGCACGCTGGATAATGCCGCCGCCCTGCGCACCGAAATTGCCTTCTTCGCTGCCGTCAAAGCCGCCATCGTCAAGTTCACTACCGTGGATCGCAAGCGTTCCGACGCCGACAAGAACAGCGCGCTCAAACAGATCCTGGACAATGCCATCGTGGCGGACGGCGTGGCGGACATCTTCGCCCTGGCGGGCCTGGACAAGCCCAACATCGGCTTGTTGTCGGACGAGTTCCTGGAAGACGTGCGGCAGATGAAGAGCCGCAACCTGGCGGTGGAACTGCTGGAAAAGCTGCTGCGCGACGAGATCAAGGCGCGGGCGCGCAACAACGTAGTACAGGAGAAGAAGTACGGCGACCGCCTGCTGGAAACCCTGCGTAAGTACCACAACCGGGCGGTGGAGACTGCGCAGGTCATCGAGGAATTGATCCAGATGGCCAAGGACTTCCAGGCAGCGCTGGAGCGCGAAGCGGCGCTGGGACTGAGCCCGGACGAGATCGCCTTCTACGATGCACTGGCCAACAACGAAAGCGCGGCGCGCGAGTTAGGCGACGATACCTTGAAGAAGATCGCTGTCGAGATCACCGAGAAACTGCGTAACAGCACCACGGTTGATTGGCAGGTGCGCGAGAGCGTGCGCGCCAAACTACGGATTCTGGTGCGGCGCACGCTGAAGAAGTGGAAGTACCCGCCAGTGGGTGAGGATGCCGCGATCGAACTGGTGCTGAAGCAAGCGGAATCACTGTCGAACGCTTGGTCGAAGTGA
- a CDS encoding RNA-binding domain-containing protein, whose protein sequence is MTQPDLSQRLDSLIATWENEVAEFKQADNNYSTDDIGKYFSALANEANLRGTDGGWLVFGVNNKTHRVVGTDYRPQSERLHSLKMQIAENAEPRITFREIHELAHADGRVLMFEIPAAPQGIPIAWKGHYYARAGESLVSLGLDKQDEIRRQTLAQDWTVQVVPGATLDDLDEAAIRKARESFAQKYANRFQPGEVEGWPLATFLDRARVTQNSQITRTALLLLGKAESSYRLSPYPAQLTWKLEGQERAYEHFGPPFLLSTTRLYQRIRNIQFRLLPQDELLPIEVSKYDQKIVLEALHNCLAHQDYTRNGRVVVTELPDKLVFENEGSFFEGQPDEYIQGDKTPRRYRNPALAQAMVELNMIDTMGYGIHSIYTGQARRYFPLPDYDLSESAAVKLTIYGSVVDPAYSRLLIQNTDLPLADVLALDRVQKKLPIPDEAAARLRRSKLIEGRKPNFHVSASVAEATANKADYIRTRAQDDEFYAKLLTDYLEKFGQANRAEINKLLLDKLSDALDDKQKYNKISNLLTRQRRHGVIVNTGSDTAPCWRLTESIAKRN, encoded by the coding sequence ATGACCCAACCAGACCTGAGCCAGCGACTGGACAGCCTGATCGCCACGTGGGAGAACGAGGTAGCAGAGTTCAAACAAGCTGATAACAACTACAGTACCGACGATATCGGTAAGTACTTCTCCGCGCTGGCAAACGAAGCCAATCTACGCGGAACCGATGGTGGCTGGCTGGTGTTCGGCGTGAACAACAAGACGCACCGCGTGGTCGGCACGGACTATCGTCCGCAATCCGAGCGCCTGCACTCGCTGAAAATGCAGATCGCAGAGAATGCGGAACCCCGCATCACCTTCCGTGAAATCCATGAACTGGCACACGCCGATGGCCGCGTGTTGATGTTTGAGATTCCTGCTGCGCCGCAGGGTATCCCGATTGCCTGGAAGGGCCACTACTATGCTCGCGCTGGCGAAAGCCTAGTTTCACTGGGTCTGGATAAGCAAGATGAAATCCGCCGCCAAACGCTTGCTCAAGATTGGACGGTCCAAGTGGTTCCCGGTGCCACGCTGGATGATCTGGATGAAGCTGCTATACGCAAAGCGCGTGAGTCTTTTGCACAGAAATACGCAAACCGCTTCCAGCCTGGTGAAGTGGAAGGCTGGCCACTGGCAACCTTTCTTGACCGTGCCCGCGTCACGCAGAACAGCCAAATCACTCGTACCGCACTGCTTTTACTCGGCAAGGCGGAATCTTCCTACCGTCTTTCCCCCTATCCGGCCCAACTGACCTGGAAGCTGGAAGGCCAGGAGCGAGCCTATGAACACTTCGGCCCACCATTTCTGCTGAGCACAACGCGACTCTACCAACGTATTCGCAACATTCAGTTTCGATTGCTGCCGCAAGACGAGTTGTTGCCTATAGAGGTATCTAAATACGACCAGAAAATCGTTCTGGAGGCTCTGCATAATTGCCTTGCTCACCAGGACTACACTCGCAATGGGCGCGTGGTGGTGACAGAGTTGCCGGACAAGCTGGTATTCGAGAATGAAGGCAGTTTCTTCGAGGGGCAGCCCGACGAATACATTCAGGGTGACAAAACCCCACGCCGATACCGTAATCCCGCCTTGGCCCAGGCAATGGTCGAACTGAATATGATCGACACCATGGGCTACGGCATCCATTCGATCTATACAGGCCAGGCAAGACGCTATTTCCCATTGCCGGACTACGATCTAAGTGAGTCCGCTGCCGTTAAGCTGACGATCTATGGCAGCGTTGTGGATCCAGCTTACAGTCGCCTGCTGATCCAGAACACCGATCTGCCGCTGGCGGATGTACTGGCACTGGATCGTGTGCAGAAAAAATTGCCTATCCCGGACGAAGCCGCCGCACGTTTGCGGCGTAGCAAGTTGATCGAAGGGCGCAAACCCAACTTCCACGTATCAGCCTCCGTGGCCGAGGCAACAGCAAACAAGGCCGATTACATCCGCACTCGTGCACAAGATGACGAGTTCTACGCCAAATTGCTGACCGACTATCTTGAGAAGTTTGGCCAGGCGAACCGTGCCGAGATCAACAAATTGCTGCTGGACAAGTTGAGCGACGCTCTGGATGACAAGCAGAAGTACAACAAAATCAGCAACCTGTTGACCAGACAGCGCCGCCATGGGGTGATAGTCAACACTGGCTCAGACACGGCTCCTTGCTGGCGGCTGACAGAGAGCATTGCAAAGAGAAATTAG
- a CDS encoding phage integrase N-terminal domain-containing protein, translating into MDDLTYTLRQLCLRNRDGSHATQADRQRSLGLAAHQLREAGFRQMRATSLKGKHVEALLQRWQAEGLSTGTLKNRMAHLRWWAEKVGKAGILPADNTKLGIAERRYVTNESRAKELGDRLDRVTDPHVRMSLRLQAAFGLRREESIKFQPRYADRGDHIAIKGSWAKGGRDRTVPITMPEQRAVLNEAYRLAGFGSLIPAHKTYIQQRHVYDGQCKAAGLSNMHGLRHRYAQMRYEVLTERKALAAGGPGKAQLNSSQRLSDQHARQQISRELGHERLKVTSIYLGS; encoded by the coding sequence ATGGACGACCTGACCTATACCCTGCGACAACTCTGCCTGCGCAACCGCGACGGCAGCCATGCCACCCAGGCCGACCGGCAGCGCTCGCTGGGCCTGGCCGCTCATCAATTGCGCGAAGCAGGCTTCCGCCAGATGCGTGCCACTTCGTTGAAGGGCAAGCATGTCGAAGCCCTGCTGCAACGCTGGCAAGCCGAAGGCCTGTCGACCGGCACGCTGAAGAACCGTATGGCGCATCTGCGCTGGTGGGCCGAGAAGGTTGGCAAGGCTGGCATCTTGCCGGCAGACAACACCAAGCTGGGCATTGCCGAACGGCGCTATGTGACCAATGAAAGCAGGGCCAAGGAACTGGGCGACAGGTTGGACAGGGTCACTGATCCTCATGTCCGCATGAGTCTGCGCTTGCAGGCTGCCTTCGGTTTGCGGCGGGAAGAGTCCATCAAGTTTCAACCCCGCTATGCCGACCGTGGCGACCATATCGCCATCAAGGGATCGTGGGCAAAAGGCGGGCGCGATCGGACGGTACCGATCACGATGCCGGAACAGCGTGCGGTGTTGAATGAGGCCTACCGGCTGGCCGGGTTTGGCTCGCTGATCCCAGCGCACAAGACTTACATCCAGCAGCGGCATGTCTACGACGGGCAGTGCAAGGCGGCTGGGTTGAGCAACATGCACGGGCTGCGGCATCGGTATGCGCAGATGCGCTATGAGGTGTTGACGGAGAGGAAGGCACTGGCGGCGGGTGGACCTGGTAAGGCTCAGCTCAATAGCAGCCAGCGATTGAGTGACCAACACGCCCGGCAGCAGATCAGCCGTGAACTTGGGCATGAAAGGTTGAAAGTGACGTCGATCTATTTGGGGAGCTGA
- a CDS encoding HigA family addiction module antitoxin: MPMHNPPHPGESLREDVLPAIGLSITTLAEHLGYSRGQLSTVLNGRAAISADLAYRLELAGLGSASQYLKEQIVYDLWQARQRPHPPIERLQTQ, encoded by the coding sequence ATGCCCATGCACAATCCACCGCATCCCGGCGAGTCCCTGCGCGAGGATGTATTGCCCGCTATTGGCCTGAGCATCACCACCCTGGCCGAGCACCTGGGTTACTCCCGTGGCCAACTCTCCACTGTGTTGAATGGCCGTGCCGCCATTAGCGCTGATCTGGCCTATCGGCTGGAACTGGCGGGCTTGGGCAGTGCGAGCCAGTATCTGAAGGAGCAGATCGTCTACGACCTGTGGCAGGCTCGGCAGCGGCCACATCCGCCGATCGAACGTCTGCAGACACAGTGA
- a CDS encoding STY4528 family pathogenicity island replication protein has product MSHQPSDIITPKALLLDERLTPLERNAWLTFRALASSDGTVVISYDALRKYLPSAPGSKQAALETVSRAVLCLRLSTWIALVEYRRNPMTGFSMASRYAVRNQPLTFVEACLEDDDYLPLLERALNHTSATIRQLAQSILDEAMRQPDALDRLPAAMRERIEQLGGNDNDHDPGGPSGSTPPDGRGSITNRSVEAGDGIPKSAPAPTATVRTVEKEVLKEVHTYLPQSEVQVSGPALPIRFQKLPQDQQQILMARLRGLALEQRQAVLAEWDARCASGGVHNAIAYLYGLIKKAVNGMFKLWAARKPAPQQAPEKAASGSQVSMPVASASPDVPVVKPASREVVEQSLAQIRHILQTPAKSVGQIIESMAGSGVLPTRLKRAHVAVMPGSFGAT; this is encoded by the coding sequence ATGTCACATCAACCTTCAGACATCATCACCCCGAAAGCCTTGTTGCTGGATGAGAGGCTGACGCCGCTGGAGCGCAATGCCTGGCTGACTTTCCGTGCGCTTGCCAGCAGCGACGGCACCGTGGTCATCAGCTACGACGCGCTACGCAAATACCTGCCCAGCGCACCGGGCAGCAAGCAGGCGGCCCTTGAAACCGTATCCAGGGCCGTGCTGTGCCTGCGGCTGTCCACATGGATTGCCCTGGTCGAATACCGCCGTAACCCCATGACCGGCTTCTCCATGGCCAGCCGTTATGCCGTGCGCAATCAACCTCTGACCTTCGTCGAAGCATGCCTGGAAGACGACGATTACCTGCCGTTGCTCGAACGGGCACTCAACCATACCAGCGCGACGATTCGCCAGTTGGCCCAATCCATCCTTGACGAGGCCATGCGTCAGCCTGATGCGCTGGATAGGTTGCCTGCTGCAATGAGGGAACGCATCGAACAACTGGGGGGCAATGACAATGACCATGATCCAGGTGGCCCAAGTGGGTCAACGCCACCCGATGGTCGTGGTTCCATCACGAACAGGTCTGTCGAAGCCGGGGATGGCATTCCGAAGTCCGCACCGGCACCCACTGCAACAGTACGTACTGTAGAAAAAGAAGTATTAAAAGAAGTACATACGTACTTGCCACAGTCCGAAGTGCAAGTATCCGGGCCAGCTTTGCCAATCCGCTTCCAGAAACTGCCGCAGGACCAGCAGCAAATCCTCATGGCGCGTCTCAGGGGCTTGGCGCTGGAACAACGCCAGGCCGTACTGGCGGAATGGGACGCGCGCTGCGCCTCGGGAGGTGTGCATAACGCCATTGCCTACCTGTACGGGCTGATCAAGAAGGCGGTGAACGGGATGTTCAAGTTGTGGGCAGCGCGCAAGCCTGCTCCGCAGCAAGCGCCTGAAAAAGCAGCCAGTGGATCGCAGGTCTCGATGCCTGTTGCCTCTGCATCTCCTGATGTCCCAGTTGTCAAACCGGCCTCTCGCGAGGTGGTGGAGCAGTCTTTGGCGCAGATTCGGCACATCCTGCAGACGCCCGCAAAATCGGTTGGACAGATCATTGAGAGCATGGCAGGCAGTGGTGTGTTGCCTACTCGGCTCAAGAGGGCGCACGTTGCAGTAATGCCAGGATCGTTTGGCGCAACGTAA
- a CDS encoding metabolite/H+ symporter, which produces MNDSHQEVPHLRNNPYKVAIASMVGTAIEFYDYYIYAAAAVLVFNTQFFDKSDEHVAVLLSLSTLALAFLARPIGSALFGHFGDRIGRKKTLVASLLLMGLSTVAIGLLPNYQSIGLWAPLLLCIFRIGQGLGLGGEWGGAALVATENAPDGKRAWFGTFPQLGAPLGLLLANGAFFAVSSSFGPEALVEWAWRIPFVASIVMVAVGLYMRLTLHESHVFREAEQRNQKVSAPVKEVVLHYWKPIVQGTFIMTATYVLFYVMTAFVQVFSKSPAVMSAAGHPMGLGIPANTFTGFLMIGAVVFGIFTSLSGIVADRIGRRRWLIWVTVAIIAFGLLMPQFLLNGTPTSVLAFVLVGMVLMGCTFGPMAALLPELFPTKVRYSGSSLAYNLAAIVGASLATIVAIELNAYYGLIGVGAYLAFNGVLSLLALISIHETKDESLLEDPVA; this is translated from the coding sequence ATGAACGACAGTCATCAAGAAGTTCCTCATCTCCGAAACAATCCCTACAAGGTTGCCATTGCCTCGATGGTGGGAACCGCCATCGAGTTCTACGACTACTACATCTACGCTGCTGCCGCAGTGCTGGTCTTCAATACCCAGTTCTTCGACAAGAGCGATGAACATGTGGCGGTGCTGCTGTCGCTGTCCACGCTAGCGCTGGCCTTCCTGGCGCGTCCCATCGGTTCGGCGCTGTTCGGACACTTTGGTGACCGCATTGGCCGCAAGAAGACGCTGGTGGCGTCTCTGCTGCTGATGGGGCTTTCCACCGTTGCCATCGGCCTGCTGCCCAACTATCAGAGCATTGGCCTCTGGGCGCCGCTGCTGCTGTGCATCTTCCGCATCGGACAGGGTCTGGGGCTGGGCGGTGAATGGGGAGGTGCCGCGCTGGTGGCCACCGAGAATGCCCCGGATGGAAAGCGTGCCTGGTTCGGCACCTTCCCGCAATTGGGCGCACCCCTGGGACTGCTGCTGGCCAACGGTGCCTTCTTTGCCGTCAGTTCCTCATTCGGCCCCGAAGCATTGGTTGAATGGGCCTGGCGCATTCCTTTCGTTGCTTCCATCGTGATGGTGGCGGTGGGCCTCTACATGCGGCTGACCCTGCATGAAAGCCATGTCTTCCGTGAGGCCGAGCAGCGCAACCAGAAGGTGAGCGCCCCGGTGAAGGAAGTGGTGCTGCACTACTGGAAGCCCATCGTGCAGGGCACCTTCATCATGACGGCCACCTATGTGCTGTTCTACGTGATGACGGCCTTCGTGCAGGTCTTCTCCAAGAGCCCGGCAGTGATGTCGGCGGCGGGCCACCCGATGGGCCTGGGCATTCCGGCCAATACCTTCACGGGCTTCCTGATGATCGGTGCCGTGGTCTTTGGCATCTTCACCAGCCTCTCGGGCATCGTGGCCGATCGCATCGGACGGCGCCGCTGGCTCATCTGGGTCACGGTGGCCATCATTGCCTTCGGCCTGCTCATGCCGCAGTTTCTGCTGAACGGCACGCCCACCTCGGTGCTGGCCTTCGTGCTGGTGGGCATGGTGCTGATGGGCTGCACCTTCGGTCCCATGGCGGCGCTGTTGCCTGAACTGTTCCCCACCAAGGTGCGCTACTCGGGTTCTTCGCTGGCCTACAACCTGGCGGCCATCGTCGGCGCCTCGCTGGCCACCATCGTCGCCATCGAGCTGAATGCCTACTACGGGCTGATCGGTGTCGGTGCCTACCTGGCGTTCAACGGCGTGCTGTCGCTGCTGGCCCTCATCAGCATCCACGAGACCAAGGACGAGAGCCTGTTGGAAGACCCGGTGGCCTGA
- a CDS encoding DUF2726 domain-containing protein, which produces MPIPSLNWQAAHAWLLAHEGYWVLGTLALFVVGLVLLGRPKPEKPWRVRSRPLLTENELEFCHRLEDALPEFRVMVQVSMGAILEPDMDEEDDAEPGRFLSIRGRFAQKVVDFAIVDDEYRIVALVELDDSTHDADRDAERDRMTGMAGYLTIRYDSRDKPEPEEIREDFWREGLLD; this is translated from the coding sequence ATGCCGATCCCTTCCCTGAACTGGCAGGCTGCACACGCCTGGCTGCTGGCACATGAGGGCTACTGGGTGCTGGGAACCCTGGCGCTGTTCGTGGTGGGCCTGGTGCTGCTGGGGCGGCCCAAGCCCGAGAAGCCCTGGCGGGTGCGGTCGCGGCCGCTGCTGACCGAGAACGAGCTGGAATTCTGTCATCGGCTGGAAGATGCACTGCCCGAGTTCCGGGTGATGGTGCAGGTGTCGATGGGTGCCATTCTGGAGCCGGACATGGACGAGGAAGACGATGCCGAGCCGGGGCGCTTCCTGTCCATCCGTGGTCGCTTTGCCCAGAAGGTGGTGGATTTTGCGATTGTCGATGACGAGTATCGGATCGTGGCGCTGGTGGAGCTGGATGACAGCACGCACGATGCCGACCGGGATGCCGAACGCGACCGCATGACGGGCATGGCCGGCTACCTGACCATCCGCTACGACAGCCGCGACAAGCCCGAGCCCGAAGAGATCCGCGAGGACTTCTGGCGCGAGGGTCTGCTGGACTGA